The Chloroflexota bacterium genome has a segment encoding these proteins:
- a CDS encoding Asp23/Gls24 family envelope stress response protein — MTNPPLKEPAMTEETTPGTTTISPEVLVAIARLEALKVPGVHALAPVPGGVNRLFRRGADEGVQIEIADGVVDADLYVVLEGNVNLRRVSREIQKAVARAISEMVGMTVGHINVHIEDIHYPEG; from the coding sequence ATGACCAACCCACCGCTCAAGGAGCCTGCAATGACCGAAGAGACCACTCCCGGAACCACGACCATTTCCCCCGAAGTGCTGGTTGCCATCGCCCGCCTGGAAGCCCTCAAAGTGCCGGGCGTGCATGCACTGGCACCGGTGCCCGGCGGCGTCAACCGCCTGTTTCGCCGGGGTGCTGACGAAGGCGTGCAAATCGAAATCGCCGACGGCGTGGTCGATGCCGACCTGTACGTCGTGCTGGAAGGGAACGTCAACCTGCGGCGCGTCAGCCGTGAAATTCAAAAAGCCGTGGCGCGCGCGATCTCCGAAATGGTCGGCATGACCGTCGGCCACATCAACGTCCACATCGAAGACATCCACTACCCCGAAGGCTAA
- the nusB gene encoding transcription antitermination factor NusB: protein MKARTRARSIALQVLYEVDLTGHPPGTVLRHRLEETPLANDRLEAFVRRLVFGVVPLRPYLDKHIARYAPEWPVEQIAPIDRNILRIALWEMALDDETPLKVAINEAVELAKTYGSDSSPRFINGVLGSLAEHANDVRQALQQAAKTVNSTQADR, encoded by the coding sequence ATGAAGGCACGCACTCGCGCCCGCAGCATAGCCCTTCAGGTACTTTACGAAGTTGACCTCACCGGCCACCCCCCCGGCACCGTGCTGCGCCACAGGCTGGAAGAAACGCCCCTTGCCAACGACCGCCTGGAAGCCTTTGTGCGCCGGCTGGTGTTCGGGGTGGTGCCGTTGCGCCCCTACCTCGACAAGCACATTGCCCGCTATGCCCCCGAATGGCCGGTGGAACAAATTGCCCCCATTGATCGCAACATTTTGCGCATCGCCCTTTGGGAAATGGCCTTAGACGACGAAACGCCCCTCAAAGTCGCCATCAACGAAGCAGTCGAACTCGCCAAAACCTACGGCTCCGATAGTTCGCCGCGCTTCATCAATGGTGTGCTGGGCAGCCTGGCAGAACACGCCAACGACGTCCGCCAGGCCCTGCAGCAAGCGGCAAAAACCGTAAATTCCACACAGGCAGACCGATGA
- the fabG gene encoding 3-oxoacyl-[acyl-carrier-protein] reductase yields MEATLSLEGKIAVVTGASRGIGRAIALELARRGAAVVVNYHHAAEKAQKVVEAIRNAGGQAEAFQANVADFQQAKALIDFAVKTFGGIHILVNNAGITRDNLIMLMKEDDWDAVLATNLKGTFNCSKAAVRPMMRKRWGRIINISSVAGQIGNPGQTNYSASKAGQIGFTKALAREVASRNITVNAIAVGYIETDIWEGVPDDAREQILNMIPLGRKGEPEEVAYAVAFLASDQAAYITGQVLGVNGGMT; encoded by the coding sequence ATGGAAGCCACCCTTTCGTTAGAAGGCAAAATTGCCGTCGTTACCGGCGCCTCACGCGGCATCGGCCGCGCCATCGCGCTGGAACTGGCCCGACGCGGGGCTGCGGTAGTGGTCAATTACCATCACGCCGCCGAAAAAGCCCAGAAAGTCGTCGAAGCCATTCGCAACGCGGGGGGCCAGGCCGAGGCTTTCCAGGCCAACGTGGCCGATTTCCAGCAAGCCAAAGCCCTCATCGATTTCGCCGTCAAGACCTTCGGCGGTATCCACATCCTGGTCAACAACGCCGGCATCACCCGCGACAACCTCATCATGCTGATGAAAGAAGACGACTGGGACGCCGTGCTGGCCACCAACCTGAAAGGCACCTTCAACTGCAGCAAAGCCGCCGTCCGCCCCATGATGCGCAAACGCTGGGGGCGCATCATCAACATCAGTTCGGTGGCGGGGCAAATCGGCAACCCCGGGCAGACCAATTACTCGGCCTCCAAAGCGGGGCAAATTGGCTTCACCAAAGCGCTGGCCCGCGAAGTCGCCAGCCGCAACATCACCGTCAACGCCATTGCCGTCGGCTACATCGAAACCGATATCTGGGAAGGCGTGCCCGACGACGCTCGCGAGCAAATTTTGAACATGATTCCTTTAGGGCGCAAAGGCGAACCTGAAGAAGTGGCCTACGCAGTCGCCTTCCTGGCCTCTGACCAGGCCGCGTACATCACCGGCCAGGTGTTAGGTGTCAACGGCGGGATGACATGA